GCACAGCTGGTTGAGATAGGCGACAAACTTCTTGCACCAGCTCAGTGACCTTCGAACGACGGGGAAGTATGCGACGTCGTGGTCCAGCTTGCTCACGCTGTTCATATGGGTGTTAAACGCGATTACGCACTCCGGCTTAAGGCGACCGACCTTGTCCCTCTTGCGTCCCTTCTTCTGTCGCACGGCAGGCCTCTTCATCTCGTCCTGGTGGCAGGTGGTTACCATCCTCACCAATTGGTTTATGTCGTGCcatgccaccaccatcacccgcTCGTTGTGCTGCGCTACTTTCTCCCCAACCTTCAAGCTGGTCTTTGTAACCTCCCTTACAGCTTTTGGCTCCCCTCCATGCTTGGTCAGTGTTGCACAGACATTTGTTCGAGATTCCAACAAGCGCTCGCACAGTGCTACAGAGATGTCAACATTATCCATGTACAAAGTATAACCGTGGCCTGCAAGGCGATCCAGGAGGGCGAAAACCATATCCGGCACGTAAACGGCTTCCCCGATGTAAGGGATCATGTTGAAACAGTAGCCCGTGGCAGAGTCGCGCAGGACATAGGATTTGATTCCATGCTGTTGCACGGGCGCTTGCGGGTTGTGCGCCCTAAAAGCCAGACGCCCCCGCCACTGCATCGTACCCAGGTCAATGCAAATGTTTTGGCCCGGTTGAAACATCTCCTTAAACCTCCCAATGACGTAATCAAAGACTGGACGGACTTCACACATCTCGTTCGTAGCATCCTGCATAACGTCGCTGTTGTTGACGATGTTGTTGTCGTTGAAATGAAGGAACCTCCAGATCATCTGAAAGCGGTTCCTTGACATGGTCTTGTTGAAGTAGGGAGTGGCATCC
This window of the Engraulis encrasicolus isolate BLACKSEA-1 chromosome 7, IST_EnEncr_1.0, whole genome shotgun sequence genome carries:
- the LOC134453155 gene encoding piggyBac transposable element-derived protein 4-like isoform X2, producing the protein MPFIATPGPQNAAAELDGDQPASFLELFLTDDLLQYIVDQTNLYAVQYLRAHPDGQPHSRVNAWEPMSVTELKAFFGLCFLTSYVKKPSLELYWSLDEVDATPYFNKTMSRNRFQMIWRFLHFNDNNIVNNSDVMQDATNEMCEVRPVFDYVIGRFKEMFQPGQNICIDLGTMQWRGRLAFRAHNPQAPVQQHGIKSYVLRDSATGYCFNMIPYIGEAVYVPDMVFALLDRLAGHGYTLYMDNVDISVALCERLLESRTNVCATLTKHGGEPKAVREVTKTSLKVGEKVAQHNERVMVVAWHDINQLVRMVTTCHQDEMKRPAVRQKKGRKRDKVGRLKPECVIAFNTHMNSVSKLDHDVAYFPVVRRSLSWCKKFVAYLNQLCLFNAHVLYQARHPGKCKTLLEFTQRVVKSWTSRRRVTVETQQDDMAAARVEQVLNEAAPVELEEEVRQGRRNPRAPFSDPESRLDGDLRRHKLENLPPTNNRAKPGRRCRVCFRKGLRRETKFWCVGCSVPLHPGDCFTDYHTKQNYV